A single Streptomyces sp. 2114.4 DNA region contains:
- a CDS encoding GvpL/GvpF family gas vesicle protein, translated as MTGRIAADSVATGRDAADSDTPAERPGTPDGATATYVFAVCRQLDPAVLSGLAGLAEGFPVRGLRFGPLTAVVQHVPAAEFSEDAWQQRLSDRAELERCARAHHEVVTAAAVCGPTAPLALATLYRGDERARQALEADADRFTAVLARIEDHAEWGVKVYLPTSSPTPAATAPAPPLRPGGRAPRGAGRAYLERKRGLHQAREHRHDRALQTAEDIDAALSRLATAARRLRPHGPEMTGEKHRLQILNATYLVTSVCEQRLRDAVAGLRHRTGAEVELSGPWVPYSFVGEA; from the coding sequence ATGACGGGCAGGATCGCGGCGGACAGCGTCGCGACCGGCCGGGACGCGGCGGACAGCGATACGCCGGCGGAGCGGCCCGGCACCCCGGACGGAGCCACCGCGACCTACGTCTTCGCCGTATGCCGGCAGCTCGACCCGGCCGTCCTCAGCGGGCTCGCCGGCCTCGCCGAAGGCTTTCCCGTACGCGGTCTGCGGTTCGGCCCCCTCACGGCGGTCGTCCAGCACGTACCCGCCGCCGAGTTCAGTGAGGACGCATGGCAGCAGCGGCTGTCGGACCGTGCGGAGCTGGAACGCTGCGCACGAGCTCACCACGAAGTGGTGACCGCGGCCGCCGTCTGCGGCCCCACGGCACCGCTGGCGCTGGCCACGCTCTACCGGGGGGACGAGCGAGCGCGCCAGGCCCTGGAAGCGGACGCGGACCGCTTCACCGCGGTGTTGGCACGTATCGAAGACCACGCCGAATGGGGGGTGAAGGTCTACCTCCCCACGTCATCTCCCACGCCCGCCGCGACCGCACCTGCCCCGCCTCTCCGGCCCGGCGGCCGGGCGCCACGCGGAGCGGGCCGCGCCTACCTGGAGCGGAAACGGGGGCTGCACCAGGCGCGAGAACACCGGCATGACCGCGCGCTGCAGACCGCCGAAGACATCGATGCCGCGCTGAGCCGCCTGGCCACCGCGGCCCGCCGGCTGCGCCCGCACGGTCCGGAGATGACGGGGGAGAAGCACCGCCTGCAGATCCTGAACGCCACCTACCTGGTGACGTCGGTATGCGAGCAGCGACTGCGGGACGCGGTGGCGGGCCTGCGGCACCGCACGGGAGCAGAGGTCGAGCTGTCGGGTCCCTGGGTCCCGTACTCCTTCGTCGGGGAGGCGTGA
- a CDS encoding CsbD family protein, whose translation MSAVEKAKAKAEQTTGKAEKEVGRTVGNERLEADGVVRESKGNLRDAKESGKDALKD comes from the coding sequence ATGAGCGCCGTGGAGAAGGCGAAGGCCAAGGCGGAGCAGACGACCGGGAAGGCGGAAAAGGAAGTCGGCCGCACGGTCGGCAACGAACGTCTCGAAGCGGACGGCGTGGTGCGGGAATCCAAGGGAAACCTGCGCGACGCGAAGGAGAGCGGCAAGGACGCGCTCAAGGACTGA
- a CDS encoding gas vesicle protein, producing MTDIDERRATPPADGPTTSNLADILERVLDKGIVIAGDIKIDLLDIELLTIRLRLFVASVETARKAGIDWWETDPALSSKAAQSELRQENQRLRERVEALESGEDGGPPSARPQDTAGAGAET from the coding sequence GTGACCGACATCGATGAGAGACGGGCCACTCCTCCTGCCGACGGCCCGACGACCTCGAACCTCGCCGACATCCTCGAACGCGTCCTGGACAAGGGGATCGTCATCGCCGGCGACATCAAGATCGACCTCCTCGACATCGAGCTCCTGACCATCAGGCTCCGGCTGTTCGTCGCGTCGGTGGAGACGGCGAGGAAGGCCGGTATCGACTGGTGGGAGACCGATCCCGCGCTCAGTTCCAAGGCGGCACAAAGCGAGTTGCGGCAGGAGAACCAACGGTTGCGTGAACGCGTGGAAGCACTGGAGTCCGGCGAGGACGGTGGCCCGCCCTCCGCCCGGCCACAGGACACCGCAGGGGCAGGGGCAGAGACATGA
- a CDS encoding gas vesicle protein, whose protein sequence is MAEQSRTRVRSSTAARKHKKATGNDPGAVARRAAELLQSLISQRVEGVSAVRRTDDGWCVEVDVLELARIPDTTSLLATYDVKLDDEGELLEYYRTHRYRRGAADQ, encoded by the coding sequence ATGGCAGAACAATCCCGCACGCGGGTTCGGTCGTCGACGGCTGCCCGAAAGCACAAGAAAGCCACGGGAAACGACCCCGGGGCAGTGGCTCGCCGGGCCGCCGAATTGCTGCAGAGCCTGATCAGCCAGCGGGTGGAAGGTGTTTCCGCCGTACGCCGGACCGACGACGGCTGGTGTGTCGAGGTGGATGTGCTGGAGCTGGCACGGATTCCGGACACCACGAGCCTTCTTGCGACCTACGACGTGAAGCTCGACGACGAGGGCGAACTGCTCGAGTACTACCGGACCCACCGCTATCGACGAGGTGCGGCCGACCAGTGA
- a CDS encoding gas vesicle structural protein GvpA: MATTTYSGFSGEVIPCPPRAGTLYDVMELILDRGMVIDVFIRVSLVGIEILKIDARIVVASVDTYLRFAEACNRLDLEHDSGSVTVPELFGGQAAKSVGKHKAKKAVSSIGDTVRSVVGGDDDSDDESEEEAQPQRRRRSSSARSGAASRRRRSEEE, translated from the coding sequence ATGGCCACGACGACGTATTCGGGATTCTCCGGCGAAGTCATTCCCTGCCCGCCCAGGGCAGGAACGCTGTACGACGTGATGGAACTCATCCTGGACCGGGGGATGGTCATCGATGTGTTCATACGGGTGTCCCTGGTCGGGATCGAGATCCTCAAGATTGACGCCCGCATCGTGGTGGCCAGCGTCGATACCTATCTGCGTTTCGCGGAGGCGTGCAACCGGCTGGATCTGGAGCACGATTCGGGCAGCGTGACCGTCCCGGAGCTCTTCGGCGGGCAGGCCGCCAAAAGCGTCGGAAAGCACAAGGCCAAAAAGGCCGTCTCCTCCATTGGTGACACCGTCCGCTCGGTGGTGGGCGGCGATGACGACTCGGATGACGAATCCGAGGAGGAAGCACAGCCGCAGCGGCGGCGACGCAGCAGTTCCGCCCGGTCCGGGGCCGCCTCGCGCCGACGGCGCTCAGAGGAGGAGTGA
- a CDS encoding gas vesicle protein: MSDRHPVPWETPGPLTGPIGVPLVDLLDRVLATGVVISGDLVIAIADVPLVRLSLHALLSSVSERVPAPWSDSGPL, from the coding sequence GTGTCCGACCGGCACCCCGTCCCCTGGGAAACACCGGGCCCGCTCACCGGCCCCATCGGCGTCCCGCTGGTCGACCTTCTGGACCGCGTCCTGGCCACCGGGGTCGTCATCAGCGGGGACCTGGTCATCGCCATCGCGGACGTGCCCCTGGTGCGGCTCTCCCTCCACGCGTTGCTGTCATCGGTCAGCGAACGGGTGCCCGCGCCCTGGTCGGACTCGGGGCCGCTATGA
- a CDS encoding PP2C family protein-serine/threonine phosphatase, giving the protein MGREPVRRPELDHAALFAATPSACLVLDPDLVIVDVNQAYLQATGRTREDLLGQYVFDAFPDNPADPDAEGVQNLHPSLSRVLASGEPDTMAVQRYDIPVPGRPGLFEERWWSTINTPVIGSDGTVAWIIHRVEDVTAFVHSRRSRQMPGGQLSEREEAMEAELYVRARALQHLNEELRRAHARERQVALTLQEAMLHSPDLARHRDIAVRYLPAIGSLNICGDWYDIVDLAGEAFAVAVGDVVGHGLEAAAVMGMLRSALSAAARSVEGPAQALKVLGLYARSVDKALATTAVQVLIDTGRREVTYSSAGHPPPVLLRADGTHALLDQATDPPLGAHSEDEPRPQVRLPYTPGDTLVLYTDGLVERRDEDIDTSLARLTDALSRYSRFSPERLADALLARLGVSAGARDDIALVIVRL; this is encoded by the coding sequence ATGGGCAGGGAACCCGTGAGGAGACCGGAGCTCGATCATGCGGCGCTGTTCGCCGCGACACCGAGCGCTTGCCTGGTCCTGGACCCGGACCTGGTGATCGTCGACGTCAACCAGGCGTACCTCCAGGCGACCGGACGCACCCGGGAGGATCTGCTCGGGCAGTACGTCTTCGACGCCTTCCCCGACAACCCCGCCGACCCCGACGCCGAAGGGGTGCAGAACCTGCACCCCTCGCTGAGCCGGGTACTGGCTTCCGGGGAGCCGGACACCATGGCGGTCCAGCGCTACGACATCCCCGTGCCCGGCCGGCCCGGCCTGTTCGAGGAGCGCTGGTGGTCCACCATCAACACCCCCGTCATCGGGTCGGACGGCACGGTGGCATGGATCATCCACCGGGTGGAGGACGTCACGGCGTTCGTGCACTCCCGCCGCTCCCGGCAGATGCCCGGCGGGCAGCTGAGCGAGCGCGAGGAGGCGATGGAGGCCGAGCTGTACGTCCGTGCGCGGGCGCTGCAGCACCTGAACGAGGAACTGCGCCGGGCCCACGCCCGCGAACGCCAGGTGGCGCTGACCCTCCAGGAGGCCATGCTCCACTCCCCCGACCTCGCCCGGCACCGCGACATCGCGGTGCGCTACCTCCCCGCCATCGGCTCGCTGAACATCTGCGGCGACTGGTACGACATCGTCGACCTCGCCGGGGAGGCCTTCGCCGTCGCGGTCGGCGATGTCGTCGGCCACGGCCTGGAGGCCGCCGCCGTGATGGGGATGCTCCGCAGCGCCCTCAGCGCCGCCGCCCGCTCCGTCGAAGGGCCCGCCCAGGCGCTGAAGGTGCTGGGCCTGTACGCCCGCTCCGTCGACAAGGCCCTGGCCACCACCGCCGTGCAGGTGCTGATCGACACCGGCCGTCGCGAGGTCACCTACAGCAGCGCCGGCCACCCGCCACCCGTCCTGCTGCGCGCCGACGGCACCCACGCGCTCCTGGACCAGGCCACCGACCCGCCCCTGGGCGCCCACTCCGAAGACGAACCCCGCCCACAGGTCCGCCTTCCGTACACACCCGGCGACACCCTCGTCCTCTACACCGACGGGCTCGTCGAACGCCGCGACGAGGACATCGACACCAGCCTCGCCCGCCTCACCGACGCCCTCTCCCGCTACAGCCGGTTCAGTCCGGAACGCCTCGCCGACGCACTGCTGGCACGCCTCGGCGTCAGCGCCGGCGCCCGTGACGACATCGCCCTTGTCATCGTCCGTCTGTAG
- a CDS encoding gas vesicle protein K has protein sequence MSEPTGTGESRFDLDRDQMGRDLVSLVLTVVELLRQLMERQAIRRVEQGDLSDAQVDQIGETLMHLEERMTELCDQHGLRLEDLNLDLGPLGSLLPRR, from the coding sequence ATGAGCGAACCCACCGGCACGGGTGAGAGCAGATTCGACCTCGACCGAGACCAGATGGGCCGCGACCTCGTCTCGTTGGTACTCACGGTGGTGGAGCTGTTGCGGCAGTTGATGGAACGGCAGGCGATCCGCCGGGTGGAACAGGGAGACCTCAGCGACGCACAGGTGGACCAGATCGGGGAGACACTGATGCACCTCGAAGAGCGGATGACCGAACTGTGCGATCAGCACGGCCTGCGCCTCGAAGACCTCAATCTCGATCTCGGGCCTCTGGGGTCCCTCCTTCCGCGCCGGTAA
- a CDS encoding GvpL/GvpF family gas vesicle protein, with the protein MTDDGIYVYGIVRAGHPLPSHLRGVGDPPGALERIGEGRVAAVVSPAPPNLRARRRDLMAHQELLLALAESGPVLPMRFGMVAPDEAVVRRQLSDAEEQHLAALDDLAERVEINVKAMPADDSLAALVTGDATIRGLREAVRRRPGYEANMRLGEAVAAALSRRAAEAGHEIVRALTPRAHAVAAGPEVSGCQVNMSFLVDRRDSAGFLAEAERLAGHHRERVELRVAGPLPCYSFLEPRPLAARARARAGG; encoded by the coding sequence GTGACGGACGACGGTATCTACGTCTACGGCATCGTCCGGGCCGGCCACCCGTTGCCCTCGCACCTGCGCGGCGTGGGAGATCCGCCGGGGGCGCTGGAGCGCATCGGCGAGGGGCGCGTTGCCGCGGTCGTGAGCCCGGCGCCGCCGAACCTGCGTGCCCGTCGCCGCGACCTCATGGCACACCAGGAGCTGTTGCTGGCTCTCGCCGAGAGCGGGCCCGTCCTTCCCATGCGGTTCGGCATGGTCGCACCGGACGAGGCCGTGGTCCGCCGGCAGCTCTCGGACGCCGAGGAGCAGCATCTGGCCGCCTTGGACGACCTCGCGGAAAGGGTCGAGATCAACGTCAAGGCCATGCCTGCCGACGACTCCCTCGCCGCGCTCGTCACGGGGGACGCCACCATCCGCGGCCTGCGCGAGGCGGTGCGCCGACGGCCCGGCTACGAGGCGAACATGCGCCTCGGTGAGGCGGTGGCCGCCGCGCTCTCGCGCCGGGCCGCCGAAGCGGGGCACGAGATCGTGCGGGCGCTGACGCCCCGGGCGCATGCGGTCGCCGCCGGGCCGGAGGTCTCCGGCTGCCAGGTCAATATGTCGTTCCTGGTGGACCGGAGGGACAGCGCCGGCTTCCTCGCGGAGGCGGAGCGTCTGGCCGGGCACCACCGCGAGCGCGTCGAACTCCGGGTGGCGGGCCCGCTGCCCTGCTACAGCTTCCTCGAACCGCGGCCGCTCGCGGCGCGGGCAAGGGCGAGGGCGGGAGGTTGA
- a CDS encoding GMC family oxidoreductase, with protein sequence MYDYIIVGAGSAGCVLAARLSEDEHTRVLLVEAGPADDAQEIHVPAAFSKLFQTKYDWSYLSACEPGLDGRRRFLPRGRMLGGSSSMNAMIYIRGNRRDYDAWAAAGAEQWSWDDVLPYFLRAEDFQGRKSPWHGTGGPLTVSEGRSRHPLMAAYVAAAQEAGHPFTADFNGPEQDGVGYYHLTQRDGMRCSTAVAYLRPALTRPNLEVLTGAQCTRILFDGERASGVELERGGELQQWHAEREVVLSAGAYNSPQLLMLSGIGVAGELAALGITPRVDLPVGENLQDHPHVGLSYLTDTATLFSAETPDAVRLLEAEGRGPLTSNVGEAGGFHRTREELDAPDIQVHATPVMFHEEGISPVTDHAFMFGAVLLHPTSRGKVSLRSAIPSAAPHILHNYLATEDDRATMLRALRMLLDIADRPSLRKHRRADFRVPRSTDDAGLLDFARRELHTLYHPAGSCSIGPVVDSRLRVHGVSGLRVVDASVMPTVVRGNTNAPTIMIAEKAADLIRGIPAPA encoded by the coding sequence GTGTACGACTACATCATCGTGGGGGCCGGGTCGGCGGGGTGCGTGCTGGCAGCCCGGCTCAGCGAGGACGAGCACACCCGCGTCCTGCTCGTCGAGGCCGGGCCGGCGGACGATGCCCAGGAGATCCATGTCCCGGCCGCCTTCAGCAAGTTGTTCCAGACCAAGTACGACTGGAGTTACCTCAGCGCATGCGAACCGGGCCTGGACGGCCGCCGCCGGTTCCTGCCCCGGGGCCGGATGCTCGGTGGTTCGTCGTCGATGAACGCGATGATCTACATCCGCGGCAACCGGCGCGACTACGACGCCTGGGCCGCCGCCGGCGCCGAGCAGTGGAGCTGGGACGACGTCCTCCCCTACTTCCTGCGCGCCGAGGACTTCCAGGGCAGGAAGTCACCGTGGCACGGCACCGGCGGGCCGCTGACGGTCAGCGAAGGCCGGTCCCGGCATCCGCTGATGGCTGCGTACGTCGCGGCCGCCCAGGAGGCCGGCCACCCCTTCACCGCCGACTTCAACGGCCCGGAACAGGACGGCGTCGGCTACTACCACCTCACCCAGCGCGACGGCATGCGCTGCAGCACGGCCGTCGCGTATCTGCGGCCGGCTCTGACCCGGCCGAATCTGGAGGTGCTCACCGGCGCCCAGTGCACCCGCATCCTGTTCGACGGCGAGCGCGCGAGCGGCGTCGAGCTGGAGCGGGGCGGCGAACTGCAGCAATGGCACGCCGAGCGGGAGGTGGTGCTGTCGGCCGGGGCGTACAACTCCCCGCAGCTGCTGATGCTTTCCGGCATCGGCGTGGCCGGTGAACTCGCGGCCCTCGGCATCACGCCCCGGGTGGACCTCCCGGTGGGGGAAAACCTGCAGGACCACCCCCATGTCGGCCTCTCCTACCTGACCGACACCGCCACCCTGTTCAGCGCCGAGACGCCGGACGCCGTGCGCCTGCTGGAGGCCGAGGGGCGGGGCCCGCTCACCTCCAATGTCGGTGAGGCCGGCGGTTTCCACCGCACCCGCGAGGAACTGGACGCCCCGGACATCCAGGTGCACGCCACTCCGGTGATGTTCCACGAGGAGGGCATCAGCCCCGTCACCGACCACGCCTTCATGTTCGGCGCGGTCCTGCTCCACCCCACCAGCCGGGGCAAGGTCTCGCTGCGCTCGGCGATCCCCAGCGCCGCCCCGCACATCCTGCACAACTATCTGGCGACCGAGGACGACCGTGCCACGATGCTGCGGGCGCTGAGGATGCTGCTGGACATCGCCGACCGCCCCAGTCTGCGCAAGCACCGCCGCGCCGATTTCCGCGTTCCCCGCTCCACGGACGACGCCGGGCTGCTGGACTTCGCCCGTCGTGAGCTGCACACCCTGTACCACCCGGCGGGCAGCTGCTCGATCGGCCCCGTCGTCGACTCCCGGCTCAGGGTGCACGGGGTGAGCGGCCTGCGGGTGGTGGACGCCTCGGTGATGCCCACGGTGGTCCGGGGCAACACCAATGCCCCCACGATCATGATCGCGGAGAAGGCGGCGGACCTGATCCGCGGCATCCCTGCTCCGGCCTGA
- a CDS encoding gas vesicle protein GvpG, giving the protein MGLISGVLTLPLAPVRGVVWVADQLAQAADRELHDPSVIRARLVALNHEFEAGHLGKEAFEREEEQLLDLLYAS; this is encoded by the coding sequence GTGGGGCTGATCAGCGGTGTGCTCACCCTGCCGCTCGCGCCCGTGCGGGGTGTGGTCTGGGTGGCCGACCAACTCGCCCAGGCGGCCGACCGCGAGCTGCACGACCCCTCCGTGATCCGCGCCCGGCTCGTCGCGCTGAACCACGAATTCGAAGCCGGTCACCTCGGCAAAGAGGCATTCGAACGGGAAGAGGAGCAACTGCTCGACCTGCTGTACGCGAGCTGA
- a CDS encoding APC family permease: MASVDEIAPERARTSGSLRRDVGLIGLMWASVGSIIGSGWLYGAQKAVVVAGPAALISWIIGAVAVVLLALVHAELGGLFPVAGGTARYPHYAFGGLAGMSFGWFSWLQAATVAPIEVEAMIGYAGHWSWAQGFQHANGTLTTSGFIVAVVLMAIFVAVNFLGVKVLAHTNSAATWWKIAVPLGAIFVIAATNFHPHNFTSQGFAPFGAKGVLSAISTSGIIFALLGFEQAIQLAGESRNPKRDLPRATIGSVVIGAVIYVLLQVVYIGALPLASFAHGWAKLDYAGISGPWAGLATVVGLGWLGWVLYADAIISPGGTGLIYTTSTSRISYGLSKNGYAPRLFEKTDGRGVPWFGLIISFVTGVICFLPFPSWQELVSFITSASVLMYAGAPLAFGVFRNRLPHHERPYRLPGGGVISPVSFVVASLIIYWAGWDTLQRLGWAIIIGYVLLGSYAWYATKKRLPNAPRLDWKAAQWLPVYLIGMGLIAWQGGFGGQGHLPLWWDMVVITAFSLGIYYWARATAVSSEAIEQNIEEVAVVDEGGH; encoded by the coding sequence ATGGCAAGCGTTGACGAGATCGCTCCCGAGAGGGCACGGACCTCCGGCTCCCTCCGGAGGGACGTGGGACTGATCGGCCTGATGTGGGCGTCGGTCGGTTCCATCATCGGGTCGGGGTGGCTCTACGGGGCGCAGAAGGCCGTGGTGGTGGCGGGACCGGCCGCGCTGATCTCCTGGATCATCGGCGCGGTCGCGGTGGTGCTGCTGGCGCTGGTGCACGCCGAGCTCGGTGGCCTGTTCCCGGTGGCCGGTGGTACGGCGCGGTATCCGCACTACGCCTTCGGCGGCCTGGCCGGAATGTCCTTCGGCTGGTTCTCCTGGCTCCAGGCGGCGACGGTCGCCCCGATCGAGGTCGAGGCCATGATCGGTTACGCCGGTCACTGGTCGTGGGCCCAGGGGTTCCAGCACGCCAACGGGACCCTCACGACGAGCGGCTTCATCGTCGCGGTCGTCCTCATGGCGATCTTCGTCGCGGTGAACTTCCTCGGCGTGAAGGTGCTGGCGCACACGAACAGCGCGGCGACCTGGTGGAAGATCGCCGTACCCCTCGGGGCGATCTTCGTCATCGCGGCGACCAACTTCCACCCGCACAACTTCACCTCGCAGGGCTTCGCCCCATTCGGGGCCAAGGGTGTGCTCAGCGCCATCAGCACCAGCGGCATCATCTTCGCGCTGCTCGGCTTCGAGCAGGCCATCCAGCTCGCCGGGGAGAGCCGCAACCCCAAGCGCGACCTGCCGCGCGCCACGATCGGCTCGGTCGTGATCGGCGCGGTGATCTATGTCCTTCTCCAGGTGGTCTACATAGGCGCGCTGCCGCTGGCCTCCTTCGCGCACGGGTGGGCCAAGCTGGACTACGCGGGCATCAGCGGCCCGTGGGCCGGCCTGGCCACCGTGGTGGGCCTGGGCTGGCTGGGCTGGGTCCTCTACGCGGACGCGATCATCTCCCCCGGTGGCACCGGCCTGATCTACACCACCTCGACCTCGCGCATCTCCTACGGCCTCAGCAAGAACGGCTATGCGCCCCGGCTGTTCGAGAAGACCGACGGCCGCGGCGTGCCGTGGTTCGGCCTGATCATCTCGTTCGTGACCGGCGTGATCTGCTTCCTGCCCTTCCCGAGCTGGCAGGAACTGGTCTCCTTCATCACGTCGGCGAGCGTGCTGATGTATGCGGGCGCGCCGCTGGCGTTCGGTGTCTTCCGCAACCGGCTGCCGCACCACGAGCGCCCGTACCGCCTGCCCGGCGGCGGTGTGATCTCGCCGGTGTCCTTCGTCGTCGCGAGCCTGATCATTTACTGGGCCGGCTGGGACACTCTCCAGCGGCTCGGCTGGGCGATCATCATCGGGTATGTGCTGCTCGGCAGCTACGCCTGGTACGCGACGAAGAAGCGACTGCCGAACGCCCCGCGACTGGACTGGAAGGCCGCGCAGTGGCTTCCGGTGTACCTGATCGGCATGGGCCTCATCGCCTGGCAGGGCGGCTTCGGCGGCCAGGGGCACCTTCCGCTGTGGTGGGACATGGTGGTCATCACGGCGTTCTCGCTGGGCATCTACTACTGGGCCCGCGCCACCGCGGTCTCGTCCGAGGCGATCGAACAGAACATCGAGGAGGTCGCGGTCGTGGATGAGGGCGGTCACTGA
- a CDS encoding DUF817 domain-containing protein: MSTVNTLLRKALLFAWLETRCCAFAIALLSGVAVSQALPQLPIARYDLLVAYGVLLTAVFLACRWESGRDTAVIAVCHVIGLAFEVVKVALGSWSYPEPAVLKFAGVPLYGGFLYAAVGSYVCRAWHVMDLELSRYRAGATSVVAVAIYVNFFSHHWLPDLRWPLAAALLAVTAGTQVRFTVGHTRHRMPLALGFTLIGFFLWLAENLATYLGAWRYPDQLHGWQPVAGEKIGAWALLISVTFVLVAWAKGKRTPRSTSPAGGSPRLRTPAARRASPETLTGAEGGTPEARDRD, translated from the coding sequence ATGTCGACCGTGAACACCCTTCTGCGGAAGGCTCTCCTCTTCGCCTGGCTGGAGACGCGCTGCTGTGCCTTCGCCATCGCCCTGCTGTCGGGCGTGGCCGTGTCCCAGGCGCTGCCGCAGCTGCCCATTGCCCGATATGACCTGCTGGTCGCCTACGGGGTGCTGCTGACCGCGGTGTTCCTGGCCTGCCGCTGGGAGAGCGGGCGGGACACCGCGGTCATCGCGGTGTGTCATGTGATCGGTCTGGCCTTCGAAGTGGTGAAGGTCGCCCTGGGATCCTGGAGCTATCCGGAACCGGCTGTACTGAAGTTCGCCGGGGTGCCCCTCTACGGCGGCTTCCTCTACGCCGCGGTGGGCAGTTATGTGTGCCGCGCCTGGCATGTGATGGATCTGGAGCTGAGCCGCTACCGCGCCGGAGCGACTTCGGTGGTGGCCGTGGCGATCTATGTGAACTTCTTCAGTCACCACTGGCTCCCGGATCTGCGCTGGCCCCTCGCCGCCGCTCTGCTCGCGGTCACCGCCGGGACACAGGTGAGGTTCACCGTCGGGCACACCCGCCACCGCATGCCCCTGGCGCTCGGCTTCACCCTGATCGGCTTCTTCCTGTGGCTCGCGGAGAACCTGGCCACCTACCTCGGCGCCTGGCGCTACCCCGATCAGCTGCACGGCTGGCAGCCCGTCGCCGGGGAGAAGATCGGGGCCTGGGCACTCCTGATCAGCGTGACCTTCGTCCTGGTCGCCTGGGCCAAGGGCAAGCGGACACCGAGGAGCACGAGCCCGGCCGGCGGTTCTCCACGTCTCCGCACTCCTGCCGCACGGAGGGCAAGCCCCGAGACCCTTACCGGCGCGGAAGGAGGGACCCCAGAGGCCCGAGATCGAGATTGA
- a CDS encoding STAS domain-containing protein, giving the protein MIPFTISTQYLDDTVLLMVCGEIDRACEPACDRVLASLPATLAGVVLDMQNVPFMDVTGLHFLCALHRQTARHDTRLHTRGWQAQPRYVLDSALHLDLRGADLNTAVRAALDLL; this is encoded by the coding sequence ATGATTCCTTTCACCATCAGCACCCAGTATCTGGACGACACCGTGCTGCTCATGGTCTGCGGTGAGATCGACCGCGCCTGCGAGCCCGCGTGTGACCGCGTCCTCGCCTCACTGCCCGCAACGCTGGCCGGGGTGGTCCTGGACATGCAGAACGTGCCGTTCATGGACGTGACGGGCCTGCACTTCCTGTGCGCCCTGCACCGCCAGACCGCCCGCCATGACACCCGTCTGCACACCCGCGGCTGGCAGGCACAACCGCGATACGTCCTGGATTCGGCCCTGCACCTCGACCTCCGGGGCGCCGACCTGAACACCGCGGTACGCGCGGCGCTCGACCTGCTGTAG